The genomic interval TTCTATCTTCTTTGAATGAAGATTTTGTTTATTTTGAACTATATCATAAAATGGTAGTTTTAAGGCCCTTATATAAGAAAAAAAAAGAAGAATCTATTTTTATATTGATTATGTCTACAATAAAAATATGAAAATATCATTGAATTGGCTTAAAAAATATGTATTCCCTATTAATATGGATGAAAACCAAATATCCAATATATTGACTGATATTGGACTAACAGTAAAAGGAATTAATAACACGGATAAGGATTTTATTTTAGATATGGAAATCACTCATAATCGTACAGATGCGATGAGTCATTACGGAATTGCACGTGATTTATACGCTGTATTGAGATTTCGTGGATACAAAGTCCATTTGTTAAAACCAGAAATTAATGAAGAAATTAATTGTAATAATAAATCTCGTATTCAAATTTTTGTAAAAAAACATGAAGAGTGTGTAAGATATTCCGGAATGTTTATTTCAAAAATAAAAATAGAGCCATCTCCATATTGGTTAATTTCTAGATTAAAATCTATAGGGATAAAATCTATAAATAATATAATAGATATAATGCATTTTGTTATGTACGAATTGGGACACCCGATACATATTTTTGACATGGATCAAATAGAGGATGGAAAAATTATAATCAAAAATGCGGAAAAAAATACAGATTTTCAATTTTCGGATGATATAAAAATAAAACTTAATGAAACAGATTTAGTTATTTATGATACTGTAAAACCATTATCTATAGCTGGAATGATCAATAATATTAAATCTAATATACATATTAGAACTAAAAATATTTTTATTGGGAGCGCCTGTTTTAACCCCACCATTATACGGAATATTAGAAAAAAACATTTTTTAAAAATAGAAACACAACATCTTTTTGAAAAAGATATAGATCCTAATCAGACTGTATACGCTCTACAAAGAACATCTTTTCTTATAAAGAACATGACAAAAAATAAAATAATATGTTCAGATATAATTGATTTTTATCCTAATCCTGTTTCATTTTCAAAAATAAAACTTCGTTATAATAAAATTGTAAATATTATAGGAAGACAAATATCTAGGAAAAAAATAAAAAAAATTTTGTTATTATTAGAAATGATGATTTATTATGAGAATGATAAATATTTATTCATTAGCGTTCCTTCGTATAGAACAGACGTTCAAAGGGAAATAGATGTAATTGAAGAAATATTACGGATTTATGGTATTCATAAAATACCAATATATAATAAACAAATCAAAATTACTACATTTCCTAAAATTTTTTATAAAACAGAACATGAAATACAAAAAATGTTTTTAGAACAATTAGTTTGTTATGGCTTTCATGAAATAATTTCTTCTACTATAATAAATGAAAAAGAATATTCTTATTTACTTAATTCTTTTTTTAATAGAAAAGAGATTAGGGTTATGAATCCAGTGAATCAAAGTCATAAACTTATGCGTTCTAGCTTATTATTCAACATGATTGATTGTATCAAATATAATTATAATAATAACCGAATTGATTCTGATATAATAAAATTTTTTGAATTAGGGAAAATATATTATAAAAGGAATAATAAATTTTTAGAAAAAACCTGTCTTGGAATAGCTATATCACAAAAAGAAAAAAATGAATCTAAAAATTCTCCTTTTTTTTATTTAAAAGGAATTATTGAACAAATTTTTCAAAAAAGTGGAAT from Blattabacterium cuenoti carries:
- the pheT gene encoding phenylalanine--tRNA ligase subunit beta, translated to MKISLNWLKKYVFPINMDENQISNILTDIGLTVKGINNTDKDFILDMEITHNRTDAMSHYGIARDLYAVLRFRGYKVHLLKPEINEEINCNNKSRIQIFVKKHEECVRYSGMFISKIKIEPSPYWLISRLKSIGIKSINNIIDIMHFVMYELGHPIHIFDMDQIEDGKIIIKNAEKNTDFQFSDDIKIKLNETDLVIYDTVKPLSIAGMINNIKSNIHIRTKNIFIGSACFNPTIIRNIRKKHFLKIETQHLFEKDIDPNQTVYALQRTSFLIKNMTKNKIICSDIIDFYPNPVSFSKIKLRYNKIVNIIGRQISRKKIKKILLLLEMMIYYENDKYLFISVPSYRTDVQREIDVIEEILRIYGIHKIPIYNKQIKITTFPKIFYKTEHEIQKMFLEQLVCYGFHEIISSTIINEKEYSYLLNSFFNRKEIRVMNPVNQSHKLMRSSLLFNMIDCIKYNYNNNRIDSDIIKFFELGKIYYKRNNKFLEKTCLGIAISQKEKNESKNSPFFYLKGIIEQIFQKSGICNYTQILSKHPLLENGISMLYNHKNLVEIGKYKNNILKKNEMFYAEIDWKYLVSLIQEKKIIYVPFSRYPTSRRDLSLLVDKTFSFERINQLIKKKENHIIKKIKIYDLYEGSNLPISKKSYTISFFFESKKKTLTDKIINNLMKKIEFFLRKELKAEIREK